A genomic segment from Desulfurobacterium pacificum encodes:
- the glmM gene encoding phosphoglucosamine mutase has product MSRKLFGTDGIRGIANKFPLTPEMVQKIGVSYGVYLNAKFPDRKHTVVVGCDTRISSDMIKAALVSGLTSTGVDVVDVGVVPTPAISYFIREGNFSGGVVVSASHNPYQYNGLKFFNGEGKKFSEAEEGGLELVVFNKYELPKASPEDIGRVFDGENLVESYEKFLESAGRYLAGLKIGIDCANGATFRIAPHVFKALGAKVFVFNAEPDGKNINENCGALHPEFIAEKVKSLSLDVGFAFDGDGDRCIAVDEQGTVIDGDRIIAILAAHFSKESQNVVATVMSNMGLEKFLEEMGMKLYRTPVGDRFVSEKMEEVGAVVGGEQSGHVIIRKFGVTGDGILTAVILASIVKSLKKRMSEIASLIKTYPQKLVDVKVKEKPPIEKLEKVQEALKRAEDILSGRGRVLVRYSGTEPLLRIMVEAESEGLIDEIIEILREAVVSEGITES; this is encoded by the coding sequence ATGTCAAGAAAGCTTTTTGGAACAGACGGAATTAGAGGTATTGCTAATAAATTTCCCCTTACACCCGAAATGGTTCAGAAGATAGGTGTTTCTTACGGAGTTTATTTAAACGCTAAGTTTCCGGACAGAAAGCACACCGTTGTTGTTGGATGCGATACGAGGATATCTTCCGACATGATAAAGGCTGCATTAGTAAGCGGGTTAACTTCTACGGGAGTTGACGTGGTTGACGTTGGGGTAGTTCCTACACCGGCTATCTCCTACTTTATCAGGGAGGGAAACTTTAGTGGTGGAGTGGTAGTTTCTGCTTCCCATAATCCTTACCAATACAACGGGCTGAAGTTTTTTAACGGAGAAGGTAAAAAGTTTTCTGAAGCTGAAGAGGGCGGTCTTGAGTTGGTGGTATTTAATAAGTATGAGCTTCCAAAGGCTTCTCCTGAAGATATAGGCAGGGTTTTTGACGGAGAAAACTTAGTTGAGAGTTATGAAAAGTTCCTTGAATCTGCTGGAAGGTACTTGGCAGGTTTGAAGATAGGTATAGACTGCGCAAACGGTGCTACGTTCAGGATTGCCCCTCACGTTTTTAAAGCTTTGGGAGCAAAAGTGTTTGTCTTTAACGCCGAGCCAGATGGGAAGAACATAAATGAGAACTGCGGTGCTTTACATCCAGAGTTTATTGCTGAGAAAGTGAAGAGTTTGAGTCTTGACGTTGGATTTGCTTTTGACGGTGACGGCGATAGGTGTATAGCTGTTGATGAGCAGGGAACCGTTATTGATGGTGACAGGATAATAGCCATTTTAGCTGCACACTTTTCTAAAGAATCTCAGAACGTTGTTGCAACGGTTATGAGTAACATGGGACTTGAAAAGTTTTTGGAAGAAATGGGAATGAAGCTTTACAGGACACCCGTAGGTGATAGGTTTGTGTCTGAGAAGATGGAAGAAGTTGGCGCTGTTGTTGGTGGAGAACAGTCTGGTCACGTTATTATCAGGAAGTTTGGCGTTACCGGTGATGGTATTTTAACCGCCGTTATTTTGGCTTCTATAGTGAAATCTTTGAAAAAGAGAATGAGCGAAATAGCCTCTTTAATTAAGACCTATCCTCAAAAGCTTGTTGACGTTAAGGTGAAAGAGAAACCTCCGATTGAAAAGCTTGAAAAAGTCCAGGAAGCCTTGAAGAGAGCTGAGGATATACTTTCTGGAAGAGGTAGGGTTTTAGTCAGGTATTCTGGTACTGAACCTTTGCTGAGGATTATGGTAGAAGCTGAAAGTGAAGGTTTGATAGATGAAATCATAGAAATCTTGAGAGAAGCTGTTGTTAGTGAAGGAATAACTGAAAGCTAA
- the folP gene encoding dihydropteroate synthase gives MKIKEFSSREEFEKYLLSVGNTVEGARILSKKYPLYLIEIEGIDTRAANILKQDALSLRGDCAVPRKASCFEKGTCTVLLMITKRDLKRLVEKLKKQPFGLPKVAKEIESVIENYEKSVFEIDVKGKKLVLDKPKIMGILNVTPDSFSDGGKYATVDRAVKRCEEMLEEGAEIIDIGGESTRPGSEPVPLEEEIERVVPVIEEIRKKLGDEFFISVDTYKAKVAEEALNAGADIVNDISGFHFDEKMAEVVAKYDVPAVIMHIKGKPKDMQKNPHYTDAPTEILQYFQKTIEEAVEKGVKREKLIIDPGIGFGKRLIDNLCILKRLKEFKVLGLPILIGASRKSFIGHVTGEEVPEKRVPGSLAAAGIAVLNGAKILRVHDVKETKQFLDTLLAITEASCS, from the coding sequence TTGAAGATAAAAGAGTTTTCAAGTAGAGAGGAATTTGAAAAGTATTTGCTTTCTGTCGGTAATACGGTTGAAGGAGCCAGAATTCTTTCTAAGAAGTATCCGCTTTATTTGATAGAAATTGAAGGAATAGATACAAGGGCTGCAAACATCCTGAAGCAAGATGCACTTTCTTTGAGGGGAGATTGTGCTGTTCCGAGGAAGGCTTCTTGTTTTGAAAAGGGGACGTGCACAGTTTTACTGATGATTACTAAAAGGGATTTGAAAAGGCTTGTGGAAAAGTTGAAAAAGCAGCCTTTTGGGCTTCCCAAAGTAGCAAAAGAGATTGAAAGCGTTATAGAGAATTACGAAAAGAGCGTATTTGAGATAGATGTTAAAGGTAAAAAACTTGTTTTGGATAAGCCGAAAATAATGGGAATTTTGAACGTTACGCCGGATTCCTTTTCGGATGGTGGAAAGTATGCAACTGTTGATAGGGCTGTTAAACGGTGCGAAGAGATGTTAGAGGAAGGAGCTGAGATTATTGATATTGGTGGAGAGTCAACAAGACCGGGTTCTGAGCCTGTGCCGTTAGAGGAAGAAATTGAAAGGGTTGTGCCTGTTATAGAGGAAATAAGAAAGAAATTGGGAGATGAGTTTTTTATATCTGTTGATACTTACAAAGCAAAGGTGGCAGAAGAGGCTTTAAACGCAGGTGCTGATATTGTTAATGACATAAGCGGTTTCCACTTTGATGAGAAAATGGCAGAAGTTGTTGCCAAATATGACGTTCCTGCTGTTATAATGCATATTAAGGGTAAGCCGAAGGATATGCAGAAAAATCCCCACTACACCGACGCCCCCACCGAAATACTGCAATACTTCCAAAAAACGATAGAAGAAGCAGTTGAAAAAGGCGTAAAAAGAGAGAAACTTATAATTGACCCCGGCATTGGCTTTGGCAAAAGGTTAATAGACAACCTGTGCATACTTAAAAGGCTTAAAGAGTTTAAAGTATTGGGACTGCCGATTTTAATTGGGGCTTCAAGAAAGAGCTTTATAGGACACGTAACGGGAGAAGAAGTGCCGGAAAAAAGAGTTCCCGGTAGCCTTGCTGCAGCCGGTATTGCCGTTCTCAACGGTGCTAAAATATTGAGAGTTCACGACGTAAAAGAGACGAAGCAGTTTTTGGATACTCTACTTGCGATAACGGAGGCATCTTGTTCTTAG
- a CDS encoding radical SAM protein, translated as MEGVSCDLYFSDSSQSLFLGSPLKDFDVVAISVTYEDHIFTISEILKKAGIPPLRTLREEEGGDFPIIFGGGIGLYYNPVPFMPIFDAIYLGEAEGRIEKLFEKFREKGFSAFYDFDNVIVSKDYDFLYNEENRLTEIVGEKRKIFRSPYFPEYPSHSCFLTEDTAFKDMFLIELNRGCIEKCRFCVATYMGLPYREKQIEIVENEIALAAKYGERVGLIGAGVTDYSKMEDLYEILKKYDMKASFSSLKASSPSPYVLEIVKESGQKTVTIAPETGNEKLRYAINKKVPDEKYFSFTEELFKAGAENLKLYFLIGLPTETQEDVESIVKMTKQFYSLVLPFWKERGKAGEIHVSVNPVIPKPFTPLQWFGMEKKSSIEKKIRYLQKELRKIPHTRLTHENVRSAILQAIISRADTIVGEAAVISAMKKTPFRKVLKEKNVNFEELYTREREKDELFPWEIVESGIRRNYLWKEYQMIYEGKSSPSCFPGCKMCGLCD; from the coding sequence ATTGAAGGTGTTTCCTGCGACCTTTACTTTTCCGATTCCTCTCAATCACTATTTTTAGGTTCGCCTTTAAAGGATTTTGACGTTGTAGCTATATCTGTAACGTATGAAGACCACATTTTTACAATCTCCGAAATTTTAAAAAAGGCTGGCATTCCTCCTTTAAGGACGTTGAGAGAAGAGGAAGGGGGGGATTTTCCGATAATATTCGGCGGTGGGATAGGTCTTTACTATAATCCTGTTCCCTTTATGCCCATTTTTGATGCGATTTATTTAGGAGAAGCTGAAGGAAGAATAGAAAAACTCTTTGAAAAATTCAGAGAAAAAGGGTTTTCAGCATTTTACGATTTTGACAACGTAATAGTTTCTAAAGATTATGATTTTCTTTACAATGAAGAAAACAGACTAACCGAAATAGTAGGTGAGAAAAGAAAAATCTTCCGTTCCCCTTACTTCCCTGAATATCCTTCTCACTCATGCTTTTTAACGGAAGATACAGCTTTTAAAGATATGTTTCTCATAGAACTTAACAGAGGTTGTATAGAAAAGTGCAGGTTTTGCGTTGCTACGTATATGGGGCTACCTTACAGAGAAAAACAGATAGAAATAGTAGAAAATGAGATAGCCTTAGCTGCGAAATACGGGGAAAGAGTAGGTTTAATAGGAGCAGGCGTTACCGACTATTCAAAAATGGAAGATTTATACGAGATACTGAAAAAGTACGATATGAAAGCCTCATTCTCCTCCTTAAAAGCTTCTTCTCCTTCTCCTTACGTTTTAGAAATAGTAAAAGAATCGGGGCAGAAAACAGTTACAATAGCCCCAGAAACAGGAAATGAAAAACTAAGATACGCAATAAACAAAAAGGTTCCGGATGAAAAATATTTTTCTTTCACTGAAGAACTATTTAAGGCAGGAGCCGAGAATTTAAAACTCTATTTTCTAATAGGTCTTCCGACAGAAACGCAGGAGGACGTTGAAAGCATAGTAAAGATGACAAAGCAGTTTTACTCACTCGTTTTACCTTTTTGGAAAGAAAGAGGAAAAGCAGGAGAGATTCACGTAAGCGTTAACCCGGTAATTCCCAAACCTTTCACCCCGTTACAGTGGTTTGGAATGGAGAAAAAGTCATCAATTGAAAAAAAAATAAGGTACCTGCAGAAAGAACTGAGAAAAATCCCCCACACCCGCCTCACCCACGAAAACGTACGTTCTGCCATTCTTCAAGCAATAATTTCAAGGGCAGACACGATAGTAGGCGAAGCCGCCGTTATCTCAGCAATGAAAAAGACGCCTTTCAGAAAGGTTTTGAAGGAAAAGAACGTAAATTTTGAAGAACTCTACACGAGAGAAAGAGAGAAAGATGAGCTCTTTCCGTGGGAAATCGTAGAAAGCGGAATAAGAAGAAATTACTTGTGGAAAGAGTATCAGATGATATACGAGGGGAAAAGCTCCCCCTCCTGCTTTCCTGGATGCAAAATGTGTGGACTGTGTGATTAG
- the cdaA gene encoding diadenylate cyclase CdaA, with product MFLETFPRLTFWDVLDILIVAFLFYKVFTYLAETRAIQILVGLFVLLVLSVFAKFLHLYALSFIFNNLLTIGIFALIIIFQPEIRRILARIGEKQFGVFSSVEEAEKVIEEIVRACATMSEDRIGALIVIEREINVDNYVESGTVVNGEVSKELLVTIFWPGTPLHDGAVTIKRNRIHKAGAFLPLSLNQSLPQTLGTRHRAAIGITEETDAVAVVVSEETGAVSVSYSGKLIKNLDPQKLKKVLKGLLVKKSPEKRGIFQFLRGNKGEEAA from the coding sequence TTGTTCTTAGAAACCTTTCCACGCCTTACTTTTTGGGACGTTTTAGATATCCTGATAGTGGCGTTCCTTTTCTATAAGGTATTTACTTACCTTGCGGAGACGAGAGCCATACAGATTTTGGTTGGTCTTTTTGTCCTTTTGGTTTTGAGCGTTTTTGCAAAGTTTCTTCACCTTTACGCCCTTTCTTTCATTTTTAATAACCTTTTAACTATAGGGATATTTGCCCTTATTATCATTTTTCAGCCGGAAATCAGGCGGATTTTGGCGAGAATTGGGGAAAAGCAGTTCGGCGTTTTTTCCTCTGTTGAAGAAGCGGAGAAGGTTATAGAGGAGATAGTTAGAGCTTGCGCTACAATGTCTGAGGATAGAATAGGTGCGCTGATAGTTATAGAAAGAGAGATAAACGTTGACAACTACGTTGAATCTGGAACTGTTGTAAACGGCGAAGTATCAAAAGAGCTTTTGGTAACTATCTTTTGGCCCGGTACTCCCCTTCACGACGGTGCTGTTACTATTAAGAGGAATCGGATACACAAGGCTGGAGCTTTCCTACCCCTTTCCCTGAACCAGAGCTTGCCTCAAACCCTTGGGACAAGACACCGAGCGGCGATAGGAATAACGGAAGAGACCGATGCTGTAGCGGTAGTGGTTTCTGAAGAGACGGGAGCTGTTTCTGTTTCCTACTCAGGAAAACTCATTAAGAACCTTGACCCTCAAAAGCTTAAGAAGGTTCTGAAAGGTCTTTTGGTTAAGAAGAGTCCGGAAAAGCGGGGGATTTTTCAATTTTTAAGAGGTAACAAAGGTGAAGAAGCTGCTTGA